One stretch of Bosea vaviloviae DNA includes these proteins:
- a CDS encoding aspartate transaminase has translation MSFPRVAERVRRIKPSPSTFAAERANALRREGRSIVSLVVGEPDFDTPAHIRQAASRAMEVGATRYTALAGTFELRQAIVAKLERENGLVYVPDEIIVTNGAKSAIYSALAATLEPGDEVIIPAPYWVSYPDMVLACDGLPVPVACPENQGFKLTSAGLDAAITKRTRWLILNSPSNPTGATYSAAEYRALAEVLARHPSVLVMTDDIYEHIRFEGGTAPHLLSAAPELRDRTLAINGVSKTYAMTGWRIGWVAGPRDLVRALDTFLSQSAGNSCSISQAAAAAALTQDQGFVAESVAIYRERRDATAAGINAIPGLSCRMPEGAFYLFVNCGGLIGRATPDGRRLETDGDVVLYLLDSVGVAVVAGSAYGLSPYFRLSIATSHEILADGVARIARAVADLA, from the coding sequence GTGAGCTTTCCCCGCGTCGCCGAGCGCGTCAGGCGCATCAAACCTTCGCCCAGCACATTCGCGGCCGAACGCGCCAACGCGCTGCGCCGTGAAGGCCGGTCGATCGTCAGCCTGGTGGTGGGCGAGCCCGATTTCGATACGCCCGCGCATATCAGGCAGGCAGCGAGCCGGGCGATGGAGGTCGGAGCGACCCGCTACACGGCTCTCGCCGGTACGTTTGAACTGCGGCAGGCAATTGTCGCGAAGCTCGAGCGCGAAAACGGCCTTGTCTACGTCCCCGACGAGATCATCGTCACGAACGGGGCCAAGAGCGCCATCTACAGCGCGCTGGCTGCGACCCTCGAACCCGGTGACGAGGTTATCATCCCGGCGCCCTATTGGGTGTCGTATCCCGATATGGTCCTCGCCTGCGACGGCTTGCCGGTTCCGGTGGCCTGCCCCGAGAATCAGGGCTTCAAGCTGACCTCGGCAGGGCTTGATGCTGCGATTACGAAGCGGACTCGCTGGCTGATCCTGAACTCGCCCTCGAACCCAACCGGGGCGACCTATTCGGCTGCCGAGTACCGCGCGCTCGCCGAGGTGCTCGCCCGGCATCCCTCCGTCCTGGTGATGACGGATGACATCTATGAGCACATCCGCTTCGAAGGCGGAACCGCTCCGCATCTCCTGTCTGCTGCGCCCGAACTCCGCGACAGGACGCTAGCGATCAACGGCGTCTCGAAGACCTATGCGATGACCGGCTGGCGCATCGGCTGGGTGGCCGGCCCGCGCGATCTCGTGCGTGCGCTCGATACCTTCCTGTCCCAATCGGCTGGCAACAGCTGCTCGATCAGCCAGGCGGCCGCTGCTGCTGCCCTGACGCAAGACCAGGGCTTCGTCGCAGAAAGCGTTGCGATCTATCGCGAGAGGCGAGATGCGACGGCGGCGGGGATCAACGCGATTCCGGGCCTGTCCTGCCGCATGCCCGAAGGCGCCTTCTACCTCTTCGTCAACTGTGGCGGCCTGATCGGCCGCGCGACACCGGACGGCCGGCGGCTCGAAACCGATGGCGACGTCGTCTTGTATCTTCTCGATAGCGTCGGCGTCGCGGTTGTGGCGGGATCCGCTTATGGCCTCTCGCCCTATTTCAGGCTCTCGATTGCAACCTCGCACGAAATTCTGGCTGACGGGGTCGCCCGCATCGCCCGCGCCGTCGCCGACCTCGCTTGA
- a CDS encoding RraA family protein, translating into MAGIETNPSSQQADPRIIAALREIAVALLSDQLRRNRGSKGLTPYHRPAPLVGTAVTVKTRGGDNLAILRAYDFCRPGDVMVVDAEGDLSNALVGGIMTFAAASLGLAGMVLDGAIRDVAEISERSFPVYARGVTHRGPYKDGPGAINVPISVGGMTVRPGDLVVGDQDGLVVFSPEEAPSVIEKALRQREAEEATMQAIREGRWDRVFVDALEARSLN; encoded by the coding sequence ATGGCTGGTATCGAAACGAATCCTTCCTCTCAGCAGGCCGACCCGCGGATCATCGCGGCCTTGAGGGAGATCGCCGTCGCGCTCCTGAGCGATCAACTCCGGCGCAATCGCGGCAGCAAGGGACTCACGCCCTATCACCGCCCGGCTCCGCTCGTCGGCACGGCGGTCACGGTCAAGACCCGCGGCGGCGACAATCTCGCGATCCTGCGCGCTTATGATTTTTGCAGGCCTGGCGATGTCATGGTGGTGGATGCCGAGGGCGATCTCTCCAATGCGCTCGTCGGGGGAATCATGACCTTCGCTGCGGCTTCGCTTGGTCTCGCCGGCATGGTGCTCGATGGCGCCATCCGTGACGTTGCGGAAATAAGCGAGCGTTCCTTTCCCGTATACGCCCGTGGCGTCACGCATCGCGGCCCATACAAGGACGGCCCGGGCGCGATCAACGTGCCGATCTCGGTCGGCGGCATGACCGTGCGACCTGGCGACCTCGTCGTCGGCGATCAGGACGGGCTCGTTGTCTTTTCGCCTGAAGAGGCACCGAGTGTGATCGAGAAAGCCCTGAGGCAGCGTGAGGCGGAAGAGGCCACGATGCAGGCCATTCGAGAGGGACGCTGGGACCGCGTCTTTGTCGACGCACTCGAAGCCCGCAGCCTGAATTAA
- a CDS encoding aldo/keto reductase produces the protein MKYANLGRSGLKISRIGLGCMSFGVESRAWRLDEAASRLVIRHALDHGITFFDTADMYGAGESETALGRALTDFARRDEVVIATKLFYPVRPDPNGRGLSRKALFAGIDASLKRLGTDHIDLYQIHRWDEETPIEETMEALNDIVRAGKVRYLGASSMFAWQLLKAQSVAAANGFSRFVSVQPHYNLLNREEEREMLPMCRSEGIGVIPWSPLARGRLARPWAAESTSDRVRHDRTAERLYAHTAAADQSVVEAVGEIARKRGVSRAQVSLAWLLSRQGVVAPIIGAGKLAHLDDGLGALDLKLDDAEITVLEAPYVPHAASFYEEALGPVKKGLPEAA, from the coding sequence ATGAAATACGCCAATCTCGGCCGTTCGGGTCTCAAGATATCCAGAATCGGCCTGGGCTGCATGAGCTTCGGCGTCGAATCGAGGGCGTGGCGGCTCGATGAAGCGGCGAGCCGCCTCGTCATCCGGCACGCGCTCGATCATGGCATCACCTTCTTCGATACCGCTGACATGTACGGCGCGGGGGAAAGCGAAACCGCGCTCGGCCGTGCGCTTACCGATTTCGCCCGGCGCGACGAGGTCGTGATCGCGACCAAGCTGTTCTACCCGGTGCGCCCGGACCCGAACGGGCGCGGCCTGTCGCGCAAGGCCTTGTTCGCTGGGATTGACGCCAGTCTGAAACGGCTTGGAACCGATCACATCGACCTCTACCAGATCCATCGTTGGGACGAGGAGACGCCGATCGAAGAGACGATGGAAGCGTTGAACGACATCGTGCGCGCCGGAAAGGTGCGCTATCTCGGCGCCTCCTCGATGTTCGCCTGGCAGTTGCTCAAGGCCCAGAGCGTCGCGGCGGCCAACGGCTTCAGCCGTTTTGTCTCCGTGCAACCGCATTACAATCTTCTCAACCGCGAGGAAGAGCGTGAGATGCTGCCGATGTGCCGATCCGAAGGCATCGGCGTCATCCCCTGGAGCCCTTTGGCGCGAGGGCGGCTCGCCCGACCCTGGGCCGCGGAATCGACCTCGGACCGCGTGCGTCACGACCGCACTGCGGAGCGGCTTTACGCCCACACCGCAGCGGCGGATCAAAGCGTTGTCGAAGCGGTGGGCGAGATCGCCCGCAAGCGCGGCGTTTCGCGAGCGCAAGTGTCGCTCGCATGGCTGCTGTCGCGGCAGGGCGTGGTCGCGCCGATTATCGGTGCAGGCAAGCTTGCCCATCTCGATGACGGGCTGGGCGCGCTAGACCTCAAGCTCGACGACGCGGAGATAACGGTGCTTGAAGCGCCCTATGTTCCACACGCCGCCAGCTTCTATGAAGAGGCCCTCGGCCCCGTTAAAAAGGGGCTTCCCGAAGCGGCTTGA
- a CDS encoding SDR family NAD(P)-dependent oxidoreductase codes for MSLPRMQPKDGVAWVTGASSGIGEAVSLELARRGWTVAITARRLEQLEDIARRAEGLPGRIVAHAGDVTETAAMQAVVDGIESVHGPIALAFLNAGIAPHVHSGAFDLAAFEQAFAVNLFGVAKGLAAVLASMTRRGRGQIAVNASIAGYGGMPRGAAYGASKAAAIHLCEALKFDCDRFGIRLQLVNPGFVDTPLTRGNCYPMPLLMPLEEAARRIVDGFARGGFEIAFPRRLAWFAKAVNCLPYPAYFWLVARLMPRGKPK; via the coding sequence ATGTCATTGCCGCGCATGCAGCCGAAGGACGGCGTCGCCTGGGTCACGGGCGCGAGTTCGGGCATCGGCGAGGCGGTTTCGCTCGAACTGGCGCGGCGCGGCTGGACCGTCGCGATCACGGCGCGCCGGCTCGAACAGCTCGAGGATATCGCCCGGCGCGCCGAGGGGTTGCCCGGCCGCATCGTCGCCCATGCCGGCGACGTGACCGAGACTGCCGCGATGCAGGCGGTGGTGGATGGAATCGAGAGCGTGCACGGCCCGATCGCGCTCGCCTTCCTCAATGCCGGCATTGCCCCTCATGTCCATTCCGGCGCGTTCGATCTTGCGGCCTTCGAGCAGGCTTTCGCCGTCAACCTGTTCGGCGTGGCCAAGGGGCTGGCCGCGGTGCTGGCGAGCATGACGCGGCGGGGCCGGGGGCAGATCGCCGTCAACGCCTCGATTGCGGGCTATGGCGGCATGCCGCGCGGCGCGGCCTATGGTGCGTCCAAGGCGGCAGCGATCCATCTCTGCGAGGCGCTGAAATTCGACTGCGACAGGTTCGGCATCCGGCTGCAACTGGTCAATCCGGGCTTTGTCGACACGCCGCTAACCCGTGGGAACTGCTACCCGATGCCCTTGCTGATGCCGCTCGAGGAGGCGGCCCGGCGCATCGTCGACGGTTTTGCGCGCGGCGGTTTCGAGATCGCCTTCCCGCGGCGCCTGGCCTGGTTCGCCAAGGCGGTGAATTGTCTGCCCTATCCCGCCTATTTCTGGCTCGTGGCGCGGTTGATGCCCCGGGGCAAGCCGAAGTGA
- a CDS encoding alanyl-tRNA editing protein produces MPTELLFRQDAYLKETSARVEAVNERGGVILDRTVFYATGGGQPGDAGKLVRADGSEIAIGTAIYDPDDKSRVIHVPLAGQLEGQGAPQAGETVTVVLDWERRLKRMRIHTALHLLSVVLSYPVTGGAIGEGDGRLDFDIPEGGLDKAEIAETLNALIARNAAVTQSWITDEELDANPGLVKTMSVKPPRGSGRVRLVAIGDIDLQPCGGTHVRNTAEIGLVAVTDIEKKGKQNRRVRIALA; encoded by the coding sequence ATGCCGACCGAGTTGCTGTTTCGCCAGGACGCCTATCTGAAGGAGACGTCAGCGCGCGTTGAGGCCGTGAATGAGCGCGGCGGGGTCATCCTCGACAGGACGGTGTTCTACGCGACCGGCGGCGGGCAGCCCGGCGACGCCGGCAAGCTCGTTCGCGCGGATGGCAGCGAGATCGCGATCGGCACGGCGATCTACGATCCCGACGACAAGAGCCGCGTGATCCATGTTCCGCTCGCAGGACAGCTTGAAGGACAGGGCGCCCCGCAAGCCGGTGAGACCGTAACGGTCGTGCTCGACTGGGAGCGCCGGCTGAAGCGCATGCGCATCCACACGGCGCTGCATCTGCTCAGCGTGGTCTTGTCCTATCCGGTGACGGGCGGGGCGATCGGCGAAGGCGACGGGCGGCTCGATTTCGACATTCCCGAAGGCGGACTCGACAAGGCCGAGATCGCCGAGACGCTCAACGCCCTGATCGCCCGCAACGCCGCCGTCACCCAAAGCTGGATCACGGACGAGGAGCTCGACGCCAATCCCGGCCTGGTCAAGACGATGTCGGTGAAGCCGCCGCGCGGCTCGGGCCGTGTCCGATTGGTGGCCATCGGCGACATCGATCTGCAGCCCTGCGGCGGAACCCATGTCCGCAACACCGCCGAGATCGGCCTTGTCGCGGTCACGGATATCGAGAAGAAGGGCAAGCAGAACCGGCGTGTCCGCATCGCGCTCGCCTAG
- the sseA gene encoding 3-mercaptopyruvate sulfurtransferase → MASDNVFVSTEWLTERLNAPDVVVVDGSWYLPVHGRDPHAEYAQRRIPGALRFDIDAVKDTSSDLPHMLPRPEAFAAAVGAMGIGDGMRIVVYDGLGLFSAPRVRWTFKTFGAKDVVILEGGFPKWQAEGRPIEEGPPRSRSARSFTARLDHSAIADANDVERALGSGAIQVLDARPADRFRGEAPEPRAGVRSGHMPGALNLPFPAIMQDGRLKSPEAIAAAFAEAGVDLDKPLITSCGSGVSAAILSAALETIGKPARAIYDGSWAEWGSSERPIATGPARKG, encoded by the coding sequence ATGGCCAGCGACAACGTCTTCGTCTCCACGGAATGGCTCACTGAGCGCCTGAACGCGCCCGATGTCGTCGTGGTCGACGGCTCCTGGTACCTGCCCGTCCATGGCCGCGACCCGCATGCCGAATATGCGCAGCGCCGCATCCCCGGCGCGCTGCGCTTCGACATCGACGCCGTCAAGGATACCAGCTCCGACCTGCCGCATATGCTGCCGCGGCCGGAGGCTTTCGCCGCCGCCGTCGGCGCGATGGGCATCGGCGACGGCATGCGCATCGTCGTCTATGACGGGCTCGGGCTGTTCTCGGCCCCGCGCGTGCGCTGGACCTTCAAGACCTTCGGCGCCAAGGACGTGGTCATCCTCGAAGGCGGCTTCCCGAAATGGCAGGCGGAAGGCCGCCCGATCGAGGAAGGCCCGCCGCGCTCCCGCTCGGCCCGCAGCTTCACCGCACGCCTCGACCATTCCGCCATCGCCGACGCCAACGACGTCGAGCGTGCGCTCGGCAGCGGCGCGATCCAGGTCCTCGATGCCCGTCCCGCCGACCGCTTCCGCGGCGAGGCGCCCGAGCCGCGTGCCGGTGTGCGGTCGGGCCATATGCCGGGCGCGCTCAACCTGCCCTTCCCCGCCATCATGCAGGACGGCAGGCTGAAATCGCCCGAGGCGATCGCGGCCGCCTTCGCGGAGGCCGGCGTCGATCTCGACAAGCCCCTGATCACGAGCTGCGGCTCGGGCGTTTCGGCGGCGATCCTCTCGGCCGCGCTGGAGACGATCGGAAAGCCGGCGCGCGCCATCTATGACGGCTCCTGGGCGGAATGGGGCTCGAGCGAGCGCCCGATCGCCACCGGCCCGGCCAGGAAGGGCTGA
- a CDS encoding cupin domain-containing protein, with protein MSGHDHSDHDHPHDHPHAHSHDEPRWKHDGVRVITGDKLDPNTAQTPGMFRQAAINHARVGAQKIWAGTVSIQPNAKTGVHHHGELESVIYVVRGKARMRWGERLEFVAEAGPGDFTYVPPFVPHQEINANPDEPLECVLVRSDNEAVVVNITDVDPVEAPEAVYWVDPIHKHP; from the coding sequence ATGTCCGGACACGACCATTCCGATCACGACCATCCGCACGACCACCCACACGCCCACTCCCATGACGAGCCGCGCTGGAAACATGACGGCGTGCGCGTCATCACCGGTGACAAGCTCGACCCGAACACGGCGCAGACGCCGGGCATGTTCCGGCAGGCGGCGATCAACCACGCCCGCGTCGGCGCCCAGAAGATCTGGGCCGGCACGGTCTCGATCCAGCCCAACGCCAAGACCGGCGTGCACCACCATGGCGAGCTGGAGAGCGTGATCTATGTCGTGCGCGGCAAGGCTCGCATGCGTTGGGGCGAGCGGCTCGAATTCGTCGCCGAGGCCGGCCCGGGCGACTTCACCTACGTGCCGCCCTTCGTGCCGCATCAGGAGATCAACGCCAATCCCGACGAGCCGCTGGAATGCGTGCTGGTGCGCTCGGACAACGAAGCCGTGGTCGTCAACATCACCGATGTCGACCCGGTCGAGGCGCCAGAGGCGGTCTACTGGGTCGATCCGATCCACAAGCACCCGTGA
- a CDS encoding M20 family metallopeptidase, producing the protein MDNRNDLWRHVDASKQRFIELSDRVWGMPEVCYTEQRSVAEHLAELKHQGFKVTENIAEIPTAVMGEAGEGGPVIAFLGEYDALPGLSQEAGLAEHREVEAAGHGHGCGHNLLGSAALLAATAMKNWLAENKIPGRVRYYGCPAEEGGAAKAFMVRAGAFDDADVAITWHPSSWWEVAPPLALANTRADFIFTGRAAHAAASPHLGRSALDAVELMNVGVNYMREHMPSDARVHYALLDTGGIAPNVVQAHARVRYSIRARDLRGMLELVQRVKKIAEGAALMTETKMEMRIISAVSDLLANPPLEQALHGIMEELGPPHFDDADKAFAEEIRKTLSPQEIASIWRTIGMDDSGAPLADFLVPMDAKRNPAIGSTDVGDVSWAVPTVQAHAPTVAVGTPFHTWQVVSQGKQPAAHKAMIHVAKAMAATGAAVLSDPALMAAAKADHKKRLGKEGYTSPLPAEVKPPLKMSLGG; encoded by the coding sequence ATGGACAACCGAAACGATCTTTGGCGGCATGTGGATGCGAGCAAGCAGCGCTTCATCGAACTGAGCGACCGCGTCTGGGGCATGCCCGAGGTCTGCTACACCGAACAGCGCTCGGTCGCCGAGCATCTCGCCGAGCTGAAGCATCAGGGCTTCAAGGTTACCGAGAATATCGCCGAGATCCCGACCGCGGTGATGGGCGAAGCCGGCGAAGGCGGCCCCGTCATTGCGTTCCTCGGCGAATACGACGCCCTGCCCGGCCTGAGCCAGGAGGCCGGCCTCGCCGAGCATCGCGAGGTTGAAGCCGCCGGTCATGGCCATGGCTGCGGCCACAACCTGCTCGGCTCGGCTGCGCTGCTCGCCGCGACCGCGATGAAGAACTGGCTCGCCGAGAACAAGATCCCCGGCCGCGTGCGCTATTATGGCTGCCCGGCCGAGGAAGGCGGCGCTGCAAAAGCCTTCATGGTCCGCGCCGGCGCCTTTGACGATGCCGATGTCGCGATCACCTGGCATCCGTCGAGCTGGTGGGAGGTCGCCCCGCCGCTGGCGCTCGCCAACACCCGCGCCGATTTCATCTTCACCGGCCGCGCGGCGCATGCCGCCGCCAGCCCGCATCTCGGGCGCAGCGCGCTCGACGCCGTCGAACTGATGAATGTCGGCGTCAACTACATGCGCGAGCACATGCCCAGCGATGCGCGCGTGCATTATGCCCTGCTCGACACCGGCGGCATCGCACCCAACGTCGTCCAGGCCCATGCCCGCGTGCGCTATTCGATCCGCGCGCGCGACCTGCGTGGCATGCTCGAACTCGTCCAGCGCGTGAAGAAGATCGCCGAAGGCGCTGCCCTGATGACGGAAACCAAGATGGAGATGCGCATCATCAGCGCCGTCTCCGACCTGCTCGCCAACCCGCCGCTCGAACAGGCGCTGCACGGGATCATGGAAGAGCTCGGCCCGCCGCATTTCGACGACGCCGACAAGGCTTTCGCCGAGGAGATCCGCAAGACGCTGTCGCCGCAGGAGATCGCCTCGATCTGGCGCACCATCGGCATGGACGATTCGGGCGCGCCGCTGGCCGATTTCCTCGTTCCGATGGACGCCAAGCGCAACCCCGCCATCGGCTCGACCGATGTCGGCGATGTCAGCTGGGCCGTGCCGACCGTGCAGGCGCATGCGCCCACCGTCGCCGTCGGCACGCCGTTCCACACCTGGCAGGTGGTCTCGCAGGGCAAGCAGCCGGCTGCCCATAAGGCGATGATCCATGTCGCCAAGGCGATGGCGGCGACGGGTGCTGCCGTGCTCTCCGACCCCGCCTTGATGGCGGCCGCCAAGGCCGACCACAAGAAGCGCCTGGGCAAGGAAGGCTACACTTCGCCGCTGCCGGCCGAGGTCAAGCCGCCGCTGAAGATGTCGCTCGGCGGCTGA
- a CDS encoding helix-turn-helix domain-containing protein, producing the protein MSAPAASGASQPVDQEIGAGLRRLRRARGLSLVDVAARTNLSIGFLSQIERGLSSPTLRVLVGMADAFGVGLADLFPNGTPPQDQPATIVRGADRSELQLWRSGIRKHLLTPLSESSKLNLYMVELEPGANTGDEPYTHQGEEAGLVMQGAMLLKVESESWTLLEGDSFRFLSSRPHCFANAAERETRVLWVTSL; encoded by the coding sequence ATGAGCGCCCCTGCCGCCAGTGGAGCCAGCCAGCCGGTCGACCAGGAGATCGGCGCGGGCTTACGCAGATTGCGGCGTGCGCGCGGCCTTTCGCTGGTCGATGTCGCAGCCCGCACCAATTTGTCGATCGGATTCCTTAGCCAGATCGAGCGCGGCTTGTCCTCGCCGACCCTGCGCGTGCTCGTCGGCATGGCGGATGCGTTCGGCGTCGGGCTTGCCGATCTCTTTCCCAATGGCACGCCGCCGCAGGACCAGCCCGCGACCATCGTCCGCGGCGCCGACCGGAGCGAATTGCAGCTCTGGCGCTCGGGCATCCGCAAGCATTTGCTGACCCCGCTTTCGGAGAGCTCGAAGCTCAACCTCTATATGGTCGAGCTGGAGCCGGGCGCGAACACCGGCGACGAACCCTATACGCATCAGGGCGAGGAGGCCGGGCTCGTCATGCAAGGCGCCATGCTGCTCAAGGTTGAAAGCGAGAGCTGGACCTTGCTGGAGGGCGACAGCTTCCGCTTCCTGTCCTCGCGCCCGCATTGCTTCGCCAATGCGGCGGAGCGCGAGACGCGGGTGCTCTGGGTCACCAGCCTGTAG
- a CDS encoding ABC transporter substrate-binding protein — protein sequence MLAGSAMAAGILPSGILPARAQSVLKVGSTPTGSPFTFLDTKTNTIEGVMVDLIKAIAASSDFKVEVEGMPFATLIASLTSNKVDIVAAAMYITPPRKEVIDFSDPIYTYGEGLIVPATDTKDYVTFEDMKGITIGVQIGTAYVDVLQKSGLFSEVKLYKTLPDILADVNAARVQAAVFDLPIIAYNLSQGQFPKIRIVKSYKPVISGSVGIGVRKSDGELLKKINTGLAKLKADGTVDKILAKWGLA from the coding sequence ATGCTGGCCGGCAGCGCCATGGCTGCGGGAATCCTGCCCTCCGGAATCTTGCCCGCCCGGGCGCAGTCCGTGCTCAAGGTCGGCTCGACCCCGACAGGCAGCCCCTTCACCTTCCTCGACACCAAGACCAACACCATCGAGGGCGTGATGGTCGACCTGATCAAGGCGATCGCGGCATCCTCCGACTTCAAGGTCGAGGTCGAGGGCATGCCGTTCGCGACGCTGATCGCCTCTCTGACCAGCAACAAGGTCGATATCGTCGCCGCCGCGATGTACATCACCCCGCCCCGCAAGGAGGTGATCGACTTCTCGGATCCGATCTACACCTATGGCGAAGGCCTGATCGTACCGGCCACCGACACCAAGGACTACGTTACCTTCGAGGATATGAAGGGCATCACGATCGGCGTGCAGATCGGCACGGCCTATGTCGATGTGCTGCAGAAATCCGGCCTGTTCTCCGAGGTCAAGCTCTACAAGACCCTGCCCGACATCCTCGCCGACGTGAACGCAGCGCGCGTCCAGGCCGCCGTCTTCGACCTGCCGATCATCGCCTATAACCTGTCGCAGGGGCAATTCCCGAAGATCCGCATCGTCAAGTCGTACAAGCCGGTGATCTCCGGCTCGGTCGGCATCGGCGTGCGCAAGAGCGACGGTGAATTGCTCAAGAAGATCAACACCGGCCTCGCCAAGCTCAAGGCCGACGGCACCGTCGACAAGATTTTGGCGAAGTGGGGCCTGGCCTGA
- a CDS encoding amino acid ABC transporter permease, producing MQTFLRDATQFLPLLLQGVKFTLIVALGSLALSTVLGLVWALMRVSGIGWLGTIAKVIVNTLRGIPILVQLFYIYFVLPEFGIALSALQAAIIGLGIAYSAYQSENFRAGIEAVDHGQVEAAQSIGMGWGLTMRRVILPQAIRLVLPPYGNIMVMMLKDSSQASTITVAELTLQGTLIASSTFKNMTVYSLVALLYLAMCLPLMGFVGWLERRFGKGTRR from the coding sequence ATGCAGACCTTCCTGCGCGACGCCACCCAGTTCCTGCCGCTGCTGCTGCAGGGCGTGAAGTTCACGCTGATCGTGGCGCTTGGCTCGCTTGCGCTCTCGACGGTGCTCGGCCTCGTCTGGGCCTTGATGCGGGTGTCAGGCATCGGTTGGCTCGGGACCATCGCGAAGGTGATCGTCAACACGCTGCGCGGCATCCCCATCCTGGTGCAGCTCTTCTACATCTACTTCGTCCTGCCCGAATTCGGCATCGCGCTCTCGGCCTTGCAGGCCGCGATCATCGGCCTCGGCATCGCGTACTCGGCCTATCAGTCCGAGAATTTCCGCGCCGGCATCGAGGCTGTCGACCATGGCCAGGTCGAGGCGGCGCAATCGATTGGCATGGGCTGGGGCCTGACCATGCGCCGCGTGATCCTGCCGCAAGCGATCCGGCTCGTCTTGCCGCCCTACGGCAACATCATGGTGATGATGCTGAAGGATTCCTCGCAAGCCTCGACCATCACTGTCGCCGAACTGACCTTGCAAGGCACGTTGATCGCCTCCTCGACCTTCAAGAACATGACCGTCTATTCGCTCGTCGCCCTGCTCTATCTGGCGATGTGCCTGCCGCTGATGGGCTTCGTCGGCTGGCTGGAGCGGCGCTTCGGCAAGGGGACGCGGCGATGA
- a CDS encoding amino acid ABC transporter ATP-binding protein: MIEITGVTKSFGAFPVLKGITANVNKGEVVCLIGPSGSGKSTILRCINGLESYDGGAVTIDGVRVDRSQPSITGIRTAMAMVFQRFNLFPHRTALENVVEGPIFVKKEPAAQAIARGRDLLARVGLGDKVDAYPGQLSGGQMQRVAIARALCMQPKAILFDEPTSALDPELVGEVLSVMKSLAEDGMTMLVVTHEMGFAREVADRVLFLDGGVIVEQGPARDVLGAPSHPRTQDFLRRVLKPI, encoded by the coding sequence ATGATCGAGATCACCGGCGTCACCAAGAGTTTCGGCGCCTTTCCCGTCCTGAAAGGCATCACCGCCAATGTGAACAAGGGCGAGGTGGTCTGCCTGATCGGCCCGTCCGGCTCGGGCAAATCGACCATCCTGCGCTGCATCAACGGGCTCGAATCCTATGATGGCGGCGCGGTCACCATCGACGGCGTCCGGGTCGATCGCAGCCAGCCCTCGATCACCGGCATCCGCACGGCGATGGCGATGGTGTTCCAGCGTTTCAACCTGTTCCCGCACCGCACGGCGCTGGAAAATGTCGTCGAGGGGCCGATCTTCGTGAAGAAGGAGCCGGCCGCGCAGGCCATAGCGCGCGGACGCGACCTGCTCGCCCGCGTCGGCCTCGGCGACAAGGTCGACGCTTATCCCGGCCAGCTCTCGGGCGGGCAGATGCAGCGCGTCGCGATCGCACGCGCGCTCTGCATGCAGCCCAAGGCGATCCTGTTCGATGAGCCGACCTCGGCGCTCGATCCCGAGCTCGTCGGCGAGGTGCTCAGCGTGATGAAGAGCCTCGCCGAGGACGGCATGACCATGCTCGTCGTCACCCATGAGATGGGCTTTGCCCGCGAGGTCGCCGACCGCGTGCTCTTCCTCGATGGCGGCGTCATCGTCGAGCAGGGCCCGGCCCGCGATGTGCTGGGCGCGCCGAGCCATCCGCGCACCCAGGATTTCCTGCGCCGCGTGCTCAAGCCGATCTGA